A genomic region of Antennarius striatus isolate MH-2024 chromosome 2, ASM4005453v1, whole genome shotgun sequence contains the following coding sequences:
- the LOC137587582 gene encoding phospholipase A and acyltransferase 4-like, whose amino-acid sequence MDYQGQIDEIVSTAKCGDLIEFSYPIGYSHWAVYDEDGHVFHFAPADEGTLMANIRYYLQTWFPVCGDLLLGQTKIRRVPIGEVTIPDGAHVMISNTRHAFKPSAPEDIMRRRDALLDQEFSYHLLTLNCEHFATFVRYGKATCNQIPTRKKNLECEEATTTFNKIVEGKEAD is encoded by the exons ATGGACTACCAGGGTCAG ATTGACGAAATTGTGTCCACTGCCAAATGTGGAGACTTAATTGAATTCTCTTATCCCATTGGATACTCACACTGGGCCGTGTACGATGAAGATGGACATGTGTTCCACTTTGCTCCTGCAG ATGAAGGGACACTCATGGCCAACATACGTTACTACCTGCAAACATGGTTCCCTGTTTGTGGGGACCTTCTCCTCGGACAAACCAAGATCCGCCGCGTTCCCATTGGTGAAGTGACCATTCCCGACGGGGCCCACGTCATGATCAGTAACACCCGCCACGCCTTCAAGCCTTCAGCTCCTGAGGACATCATGCGGCGGCGTGACGCCCTTCTTGATCAGGAGTTCTCGTACCATCTTTTAACTCTCAACTGTGAGCACTTTGCAACTTTTGTGCGCTATGGAAAAGCCACATGCAATCAG ATTCCTACGAGGAAAAAGAATTTGGAATGTGAGGAGGCGACCACAACCTTCAATAAAATCGTTGAGGGCAAAGAAGCTGATTGA